The Salmo trutta chromosome 6, fSalTru1.1, whole genome shotgun sequence genomic sequence cactcAACCTCACCCTCCTGTTGGTTTCTTAGAATGACAGAATAGGATATTCTCAAAACGTAGAGCTTTTTCCAGTTGTACATACTAGATAGAATCACTGTTGTTTATCACTTACAGTAGAATGTTGGATTGTTTTCCTCTCTGTCCATCTTCAGCCCTCCATGCTCTTTATTGATGGCCCACGCACCCAGAGTCACAGGGTTGGTTCCTCTTTcctatgacctctgacctttcaCCACCTGTTTAGACAGTAgatacatagatagatagatctgtGATGTGTCATTATAAGGCATGCGAAGAATGGTTTGGCAGAGGGGCTAGATGTTATCAAGACCCACATACAGTCCTGGCCCTAAAAGTTAGATTTCCAAAACACTTTGAAGTGTTAAGGAGAACGTGAGACAGTAAGCTGAGTTGCAGAAGTACAGTGGTGTCTGCTAGGTGGCATGCTATAAGACATTGTGGGATGTACAGCTGATCCTTCTGGTCCTTTTCCTGCATGATTACTGAGATGGACGTGTCTGTATACGTTCGGGAGGTGAAGtctgatgcagtgtgtgtgtgtgtgtgtgtgcgtgcgtgcgtgcgtgcgtgtgtgtgtgcatgcgtgaggTGAAGtctgatgcagtgtgtgtgtgtctctctcctatCTACAGGGCTCTGTGTGTGACGAGGCTGTGCAGAGTAGCACACGGCGCTTTAGTGGCTCCATCTCTCGCGGTGTAAGAAGCCCTGACGCCCCCTCTCTTACCCTGAGGGAGGTTGCTTGGCATGCCCCCTGTGGCAACATGGGATTGCATAGTCCAGCGGTGGTcaaccctcctcctggagagataCGAGCTACTgggtatgcaggcttttgttccagccctgctctaacatgATTTTGCTAATCAACACCCAGATGAGCAGCTGATTAGTAGAATCAGTTGTATTGGAGCAGGTCTGGAGCAAAAGCCTACACATCCAATAGGTTTCTGGGAAGACAGTCGGCCACCCCTGGCCATAGTCTGTCTGCATGACAGTGTTGTCAGTCTCTACTTCTATCAGGATCAGTGGTGTCTTCTGTTTTTAGCAGACTCACCAAACAAGGAATCCTTCTTTAATTTGTTGTATTCCACTAATTCCCACTCTGTCTTTTGTGTTGATGACTTTTGGAAACAGTGCAAAGTCATAGTGAGATTGTGTTGGGTTTTCAAGTATGTCTAGAATTGTGGTTGTTGTGACGGTTTTCAAATCAAAAGGGAGGCTTGAATAGACAGCATGCATGGAATGTATCACTGTGTTACCCTGATGAGGGTGCCTTGCTTGGCATGCCCCATGTGCCAACGTGGAATTGCATTGTGGGGTCGACCCACCCTCCTCTTGAAGCGATACTAGCGGCAGGCTGGGTGTGCAGGTTTTTATTCCAGCCCTGCTCGAACACACCTGATTCTCTCCAGTAGGAGGGTTGGCCACCCCAGGAGAAGTCTGCATGACAGTGTCGTCACCCCACTACTTCTTTCTATTGGGGTTTCTTGTGTCTTTCCCACATGTGGATTTCAGACTTCCAGAAGAAGGAATCCATGTTTTCAGTTAGCTGTATTCCACCAATAACCATCCTGAATTATCTTACAGTGCGTCTTGTGTGTCGATGACCTTTGCAAACACTGTGCCAAGTCACAGTTTGATTGTGACTTTGTGGCGTGGGGTTTGCAGTATGTCTAGAATGGTGGAGTCTAGAGTGGAGAGTACACATGGAATTGTATGTGTCTGGGTTTTTGATGTGTGGGAGGGTTGTCTTTGGTCTAACAGGGCCTGGTTGACTATCAATGTATTCCCTTGTCTCTTCGGCTCTGTCTGTCCCTgcttcagctctgtctgtccctgcttcaggtctgtctgtccctgcttcagctctgtctgtccctgcttcagctctgtctgtccctgcttcagctctgtctgtccctgcttcagctctgtctgtccctgcttcagctctgtctgtccctgcttcagctctgtctgtccctgcTTCAGCTCTGTCCGTCCCTGCTTGCTGACTGACAAACTCTGTGACtaacgtctctctctcttttccatttCCTTCTCTTTTCCTATTTTATACATCTTCTTTTTGTGCCAGCCTTCAGACTACAGTGGTTTTCTGGGCTCCAACTCTCGGGCCTCGTCCAGGGCCAGCTCTGCCCGTGCCAGCCCAGTGGTGAGCTCTCTTCATTGGTCACTCCCTCTAACCCGCAGCCTTCTTTAGGCCTAGTCCCTACATCCTTTTCTCTGTTCTCTATTCTGTTAAATGACTGCCCACTTATTATCATCCCAATGAAGAGTGTATTGTCCAGAGAACTGAACTCTATGGTCCTGTCCTGTGTGTCCTCATAGACAGCTGACAGTGCTCAGGTCCCTTATGCCCCCTGGTGGACATTACAAAGACTGCAGCTTTGGTACAAGCAAAGAATATATGGTCCCGACCTGGCCAATGTGAGGTGGGCCTCTGTGTGGACGCATTGGTGTGTGGGTGACACTGACAACTAACATGCAGCCTGGACTGGAGTGGATATGATATGActaactctgtagtgtccagtgaTATGATTAACTGTAGTGTCCAGTGAATATGATATGACTAACTCTGTCATGTCCAGTGGATATGATATGATAaactctgtagtgtccagtggatatgatatgactaactctgtagtgtctAGTGGAAATGATATGATtaactctgtagtgtccagtggatatgatatgactaactctgtagtgtccagtgaTATGATTAACTGTAGTGTCCAGTGAATATGATATGACTAACTCTGTCATGTCCAGTGGATATGATATGATtaactctgtagtgtccagtggatatgatatgattaactctgtagtgtccagtggatatgatatgattaactctgtagtgtccagtggatatgataagattaactctgtagtgtccagtggatatgataagattaactctgtagtgtccagtggatatgaTATGATTAATTATGTGGTGTCCAGTGGATATGATATGATtaactctgtagtgtccagtggatatgatatgactaactctgtagtgtctAGTGGAAATGATATGATtaactctgtagtgtccagtggatatgatatgattaactctgtagtgtccagtggatatgatatgactaactctgtagtgtctAGTGGAAATGATATGATtaactctgtagtgtccagtggatatgataagactaactctgtagtgtccagtggatatgatatgactaactctgtagtgtccagtgaTATGATTAACTGTAGTGTCCAGTGAATATGATATGACTAACTCTGTCATGTCCAGTGGATATGATATGATtaactctgtagtgtccagtggatatgatatgattaactctgtagtgtccagtggatatgataagattaactctgtagtgtccagtggataggactaactctgtagtgtccagtggatatgatatgattaactctctagtgtccagtggatatgaTATTACTAACTCTGTAGCGTCCAGTCGATATgactaactctgtagtgtctAGTGGATATGACTAATTTAATTCTGTAGTGTCCAGTGAACATGATATGATTAcctctgtagtgtccagtggatatgatatgagtaactctgtagtgtccagtggatatgatatgattaactctgtagtgtccagtggatatgatatgattaactctgtagtgtccagtgaatatgatatgattaactctgtagtgtccagtggatatgatatgactaactctgtagtgtccagtggatatAATATGAGTAagtctgtagtgtccagtggatatgatattactaactctgtagtgtccagtggatatAATATGAGTAAGTCTGTAGTGTTCAGTGGATATAATATGActaactctgtagtgtccagtggatatAATATGAGTAagtctgtagtgtccagtggatatgatatgattaactctgtagtgtccagtggatatAATATGAGTAagtctgtagtgtccagtggatatgatatgactaactctgtagtgtccagtggatatAATATGAGTAagtctgtagtgtccagtggatataatatgactaactctgtagtgtccagtggatatAATATGACTAACTCTGTAGTGTTCAGTGGATATGATATGAGTAACTCTGTAGTGTTCAGTGGATATAATATGACTAACTCTGTAGTGTTCAGTGGATATGATATGAGTAACTCTGTAGTGTTCAGTGGATATAATATGACTAACTCTGTAGTGTTCAGTGGATATGATATGActaactctgtagtgtccagtggatatAATATGAGTAagtctgtagtgtccagtggTTCAAAATCAGATGGTGATCCAGAGAGAGTTAAGCATGACTCTAAAGATGCTTGTTGTGATGCAGTGTGTGGATATACAGAGACGGATACAGTATGGGCATGGCCTGGATTTACGGTGTGTCAATCAACAAAATTTGTGACATTGTAAATATGTGTATCTCCTCTCCTTATCCTCTCCTAAGAGTAACCAAGTAGTTTTTCCCTCTACAGGTGGAGGAGAGATCAGACAGGGACTTCCTGGAAAAGGTACGGGTCACACACCTGATCTAAAACTCTAGCTTTTAATGTATTAAAGATGAAGTAGGGAATATAACTGTTGTGAAACAGCCTTCAAGACGGCCCTGTCCTTTTTCCTCCCAGGGTTCCAGGACTGCCTCTACCCTCTCAGCAGCCACTCTAGCATCGCTGGGCGGGCCCTCCTCTCGCAGAGGCAGCTGTGACACCTCTATCTCAGTAGAGACAGAGGCCTCCATTCGAGAGATAAAGGTAGGACCGTAGAGATACTTCTATGAGTAGGACCATACAGTATATCTGGGAAAGAGATGGTCCATGGTCTAAAGTCCATGTTTTTGAAATTATTTTGTTGACTCTAGAAACATAGAAGCATAGTTGTATTTGAGATATTAAATGCTTAACTGTTTTGCTTTGTTTCTCCCCTGACCTCTCACCCCTCCACTGTCCTCCATTTTGTCTCTCAACAGGACTCCCTGGTGGAGTCTGAGGAGAAGTACCGTAAGGCCATGGTGTCCAACGCCCAGCTACACAACGAGAAGTCCAACCTCATGTACCAGGTGGACACGCTGAAGGACTCGCTCATTGAGCTGGAGGAGCAGCTGTACGAGTCTAAACGAGAGTACAATGACAAGGCCAAGGAGTTTGAGAGGGAGAGGCACGCCCACAGTGTTCTGCAGCGCCAGTTTAACGAGATGAGAGAGACGCTGAAACAGAGTGAAGAACTGCTAACTGTGAGTACTCAGGTCATCGCAAAGACTTCCTGCTAACAACAATACGGTAACAAAAACAGTACTTCCACTCAGAACATAATACTAACATAGATCTAACTTAGGTCTCTTGCTAAACTTGCTGTAGTCTCTTTTCCTGCTGCATACTCTCTGCATGCTGAttttccctcccttctcctctgtcccttcttctcctccatcttgCTTTCATCCCGTGGCCAGGAGGTGGGCCAGCTCCGTCTCAAACAGGACAGCTGTGTTAGGGAGATCTCCGACCTGCAGGAGACCCTCGGATGGAAAGAGAAAAAGATTGGGGTACGCTCGCGGAATAGAGGGTGAACCCCAAACTGTTAGCCGCATCATTGCTCCAGGAAGTTCTACAGAAAACGCTTCCATTCCTCTGTCAGCTACTCAAGTTTAACGCTCCAAACTAACCAAGACATTTCCGCTGTATCTATTTTTCCCCTCAATGCTTCTCTCTTCCTTTACTGTGTTTATCCTTCCCTTCTttaccccctcctcctcatcctcccctgctgctgctgcttgggTATGGCTCAGGCCTTAGAGAGGCAGAGGGAATTCTCAGACGCCGCCGTGCGGGATGAGCGGGATAAGCTCAGGGATCAGGTGGTCCACCTCAAAGACACTCTGAAGGTACAGCACCTTGAAGTACTGCTGAGTGAAGGTTTCCTCATCATGACTTCAGAGGGCCTCCATGCACATGTCAGCAAACACTAGAACAATAGGAAGTTCTAATGGGCAAAAGACTTTCTGAAAGATTATTCAGCTTTATTTTGCTCGTTCTCTCCCAAATCAGAAAAATGGGATAGTGCTGTCACCTGAAGTAACCACCAATGGGGAAGCAGGACAGATGATTGATGGGCCTCTCAGTGCAGACTCTACCTCCCGATTGGCTCAGGAGTCCCAGCCATCTCATGGTGAGGAGAGCATGCTTGGTAAGAAAATAACCCACCGGTGCAATTGCTCATATCTGATCTCTGCTTATTTACCACCATCCTACTCAAATCATGTTGAATGATATTGTGCAGTcatgttttttatttcacttgtCTTCTGTCATTCGGATGAATCACCGTTAGAAATGTTGCATGATGGGATACAAAACGAGGATGGTTggctctctttttcttttttctgacGTCATTGTTTTGCAGTATTGTCCTCTATGGGATTATCATCATAATGTTAATTAATCCTGTTGAGTCAGTTGCTGATTCTGCATTCTAAATCAGCCGGGATCAAGGCCTTGATTGTATTCTCTACAAATGGCTCCAAATTAAT encodes the following:
- the LOC115196457 gene encoding leucine-rich repeat flightless-interacting protein 2 isoform X4, with the protein product MTEYTNMGTQITGSGRKRIPNRERLTAEDDALSQIAREAEARLAAKRAARAEAREIRMKELERQQKEEESEKYSSRPSRRHTSISDDEERMSVGSRGSLRRNFSSDLYCSSNSLPSLRHQNSTQNGRPSMLFIDGPRTQSHRGSVCDEAVQSSTRRFSGSISRGPSDYSGFLGSNSRASSRASSARASPVVEERSDRDFLEKGSRTASTLSAATLASLGGPSSRRGSCDTSISVETEASIREIKDSLVESEEKYRKAMVSNAQLHNEKSNLMYQVDTLKDSLIELEEQLYESKREYNDKAKEFERERHAHSVLQRQFNEMRETLKQSEELLTEVGQLRLKQDSCVREISDLQETLGWKEKKIGALERQREFSDAAVRDERDKLRDQVVHLKDTLKKNGIVLSPEVTTNGEAGQMIDGPLSADSTSRLAQESQPSHGEESMLEVRLRKIVDERESLADQVKRLKSQLEGKQRNGTEGLSPEEDGLENGMDPHILDLQRDANRQISDLKFKLVKSEQEVTALEQNIIRLEGQVTRYKSASESAEKVEDELKVEKRKLQRELRSALDRIDELEASNSHLAKRLEKMKANRSALLAQQ
- the LOC115196457 gene encoding leucine-rich repeat flightless-interacting protein 2 isoform X2, with translation MTEYTNMGTQITGSGRKRIPNRERLTAEDDALSQIAREAEARLAAKRAARAEAREIRMKELERQQKEKYYGLDNKWGHIEQWMEESEKYSSRPSRRHTSISDDEERMSVGSRGSLRRNFSSDLYCSSNSLPSLRHQNSTQNGRPSMLFIDGPRTQSHRGSVCDEAVQSSTRRFSGSISRGPSDYSGFLGSNSRASSRASSARASPVVEERSDRDFLEKGSRTASTLSAATLASLGGPSSRRGSCDTSISVETEASIREIKDSLVESEEKYRKAMVSNAQLHNEKSNLMYQVDTLKDSLIELEEQLYESKREYNDKAKEFERERHAHSVLQRQFNEMRETLKQSEELLTEVGQLRLKQDSCVREISDLQETLGWKEKKIGALERQREFSDAAVRDERDKLRDQVVHLKDTLKKNGIVLSPEVTTNGEAGQMIDGPLSADSTSRLAQESQPSHGEESMLEVRLRKIVDERESLADQVKRLKSQLEGKQRNGTEGLSPEEDGLENGMDPHILDLQRDANRQISDLKFKLVKSEQEVTALEQNIIRLEGQVTRYKSASESAEKVEDELKVEKRKLQRELRSALDRIDELEASNSHLAKRLEKMKANRSALLAQQ
- the LOC115196457 gene encoding leucine-rich repeat flightless-interacting protein 2 isoform X10, translating into MYQSQKKYYGLDNKWGHIEQWMEESEKYSSRPSRRHTSISDDEERMSVGSRGSLRRNFSSDLYCSSNSLPSLRHQNSTQNGRPSMLFIDGPRTQSHRGSVCDEAVQSSTRRFSGSISRGPSDYSGFLGSNSRASSRASSARASPVVEERSDRDFLEKGSRTASTLSAATLASLGGPSSRRGSCDTSISVETEASIREIKDSLVESEEKYRKAMVSNAQLHNEKSNLMYQVDTLKDSLIELEEQLYESKREYNDKAKEFERERHAHSVLQRQFNEMRETLKQSEELLTEVGQLRLKQDSCVREISDLQETLGWKEKKIGALERQREFSDAAVRDERDKLRDQVVHLKDTLKKNGIVLSPEVTTNGEAGQMIDGPLSADSTSRLAQESQPSHGEESMLEVRLRKIVDERESLADQVKRLKSQLEGKQRNGTEGLSPEEDGLENGMDPHILDLQRDANRQISDLKFKLVKSEQEVTALEQNIIRLEGQVTRYKSASESAEKVEDELKVEKRKLQRELRSALDRIDELEASNSHLAKRLEKMKANRSALLAQQ
- the LOC115196457 gene encoding leucine-rich repeat flightless-interacting protein 2 isoform X5, which encodes MTEYTNMGTQITGSGRKRIPNRERLTAEDDALSQIAREAEARLAAKRAARAEAREIRMKELERQQKEMYQSQKKYYGLDNKWGHIEQWMEESEKYSSRPSRRHTSISDDEERMSVGSRGSLRPSMLFIDGPRTQSHRGSVCDEAVQSSTRRFSGSISRGPSDYSGFLGSNSRASSRASSARASPVVEERSDRDFLEKGSRTASTLSAATLASLGGPSSRRGSCDTSISVETEASIREIKDSLVESEEKYRKAMVSNAQLHNEKSNLMYQVDTLKDSLIELEEQLYESKREYNDKAKEFERERHAHSVLQRQFNEMRETLKQSEELLTEVGQLRLKQDSCVREISDLQETLGWKEKKIGALERQREFSDAAVRDERDKLRDQVVHLKDTLKKNGIVLSPEVTTNGEAGQMIDGPLSADSTSRLAQESQPSHGEESMLEVRLRKIVDERESLADQVKRLKSQLEGKQRNGTEGLSPEEDGLENGMDPHILDLQRDANRQISDLKFKLVKSEQEVTALEQNIIRLEGQVTRYKSASESAEKVEDELKVEKRKLQRELRSALDRIDELEASNSHLAKRLEKMKANRSALLAQQ
- the LOC115196457 gene encoding leucine-rich repeat flightless-interacting protein 2 isoform X9 encodes the protein MTEYTNMGTQITGSGRKRIPNRERLTAEDDALSQIAREAEARLAAKRAARAEAREIRMKELERQQKEMYQSQKKYYGLDNKWGHIEQWMEESEKYSSRPSRRHTSISDDEERMSVGSRGSLRPSDYSGFLGSNSRASSRASSARASPVVEERSDRDFLEKGSRTASTLSAATLASLGGPSSRRGSCDTSISVETEASIREIKDSLVESEEKYRKAMVSNAQLHNEKSNLMYQVDTLKDSLIELEEQLYESKREYNDKAKEFERERHAHSVLQRQFNEMRETLKQSEELLTEVGQLRLKQDSCVREISDLQETLGWKEKKIGALERQREFSDAAVRDERDKLRDQVVHLKDTLKKNGIVLSPEVTTNGEAGQMIDGPLSADSTSRLAQESQPSHGEESMLEVRLRKIVDERESLADQVKRLKSQLEGKQRNGTEGLSPEEDGLENGMDPHILDLQRDANRQISDLKFKLVKSEQEVTALEQNIIRLEGQVTRYKSASESAEKVEDELKVEKRKLQRELRSALDRIDELEASNSHLAKRLEKMKANRSALLAQQ
- the LOC115196457 gene encoding leucine-rich repeat flightless-interacting protein 2 isoform X1, with the protein product MTEYTNMGTQITGSGRKRIPNRERLTAEDDALSQIAREAEARLAAKRAARAEAREIRMKELERQQKEMYQSQKKYYGLDNKWGHIEQWMEESEKYSSRPSRRHTSISDDEERMSVGSRGSLRRNFSSDLYCSSNSLPSLRHQNSTQNGRPSMLFIDGPRTQSHRGSVCDEAVQSSTRRFSGSISRGPSDYSGFLGSNSRASSRASSARASPVVEERSDRDFLEKGSRTASTLSAATLASLGGPSSRRGSCDTSISVETEASIREIKDSLVESEEKYRKAMVSNAQLHNEKSNLMYQVDTLKDSLIELEEQLYESKREYNDKAKEFERERHAHSVLQRQFNEMRETLKQSEELLTEVGQLRLKQDSCVREISDLQETLGWKEKKIGALERQREFSDAAVRDERDKLRDQVVHLKDTLKKNGIVLSPEVTTNGEAGQMIDGPLSADSTSRLAQESQPSHGEESMLEVRLRKIVDERESLADQVKRLKSQLEGKQRNGTEGLSPEEDGLENGMDPHILDLQRDANRQISDLKFKLVKSEQEVTALEQNIIRLEGQVTRYKSASESAEKVEDELKVEKRKLQRELRSALDRIDELEASNSHLAKRLEKMKANRSALLAQQ
- the LOC115196457 gene encoding leucine-rich repeat flightless-interacting protein 2 isoform X12, with product MTEYTNMGTQITGSGRKRIPNRERLTAEDDALSQIAREAEARLAAKRAARAEAREIRMKELERQQKEISDDEERMSVGSRGSLRPSDYSGFLGSNSRASSRASSARASPVVEERSDRDFLEKGSRTASTLSAATLASLGGPSSRRGSCDTSISVETEASIREIKDSLVESEEKYRKAMVSNAQLHNEKSNLMYQVDTLKDSLIELEEQLYESKREYNDKAKEFERERHAHSVLQRQFNEMRETLKQSEELLTEVGQLRLKQDSCVREISDLQETLGWKEKKIGALERQREFSDAAVRDERDKLRDQVVHLKDTLKKNGIVLSPEVTTNGEAGQMIDGPLSADSTSRLAQESQPSHGEESMLEVRLRKIVDERESLADQVKRLKSQLEGKQRNGTEGLSPEEDGLENGMDPHILDLQRDANRQISDLKFKLVKSEQEVTALEQNIIRLEGQVTRYKSASESAEKVEDELKVEKRKLQRELRSALDRIDELEASNSHLAKRLEKMKANRSALLAQQ
- the LOC115196457 gene encoding leucine-rich repeat flightless-interacting protein 2 isoform X13; protein product: MTEYTNMGTQITGSGRKRIPNRERLTAEDDALSQIAREAEARLAAKRAARAEAREIRMKELERQQKEISDDEERMSVGSRGSLRVEERSDRDFLEKGSRTASTLSAATLASLGGPSSRRGSCDTSISVETEASIREIKDSLVESEEKYRKAMVSNAQLHNEKSNLMYQVDTLKDSLIELEEQLYESKREYNDKAKEFERERHAHSVLQRQFNEMRETLKQSEELLTEVGQLRLKQDSCVREISDLQETLGWKEKKIGALERQREFSDAAVRDERDKLRDQVVHLKDTLKKNGIVLSPEVTTNGEAGQMIDGPLSADSTSRLAQESQPSHGEESMLEVRLRKIVDERESLADQVKRLKSQLEGKQRNGTEGLSPEEDGLENGMDPHILDLQRDANRQISDLKFKLVKSEQEVTALEQNIIRLEGQVTRYKSASESAEKVEDELKVEKRKLQRELRSALDRIDELEASNSHLAKRLEKMKANRSALLAQQ
- the LOC115196457 gene encoding leucine-rich repeat flightless-interacting protein 2 isoform X7, translating into MTEYTNMGTQITGSGRKRIPNRERLTAEDDALSQIAREAEARLAAKRAARAEAREIRMKELERQQKEISDDEERMSVGSRGSLRRNFSSDLYCSSNSLPSLRHQNSTQNGRPSMLFIDGPRTQSHRGSVCDEAVQSSTRRFSGSISRGPSDYSGFLGSNSRASSRASSARASPVVEERSDRDFLEKGSRTASTLSAATLASLGGPSSRRGSCDTSISVETEASIREIKDSLVESEEKYRKAMVSNAQLHNEKSNLMYQVDTLKDSLIELEEQLYESKREYNDKAKEFERERHAHSVLQRQFNEMRETLKQSEELLTEVGQLRLKQDSCVREISDLQETLGWKEKKIGALERQREFSDAAVRDERDKLRDQVVHLKDTLKKNGIVLSPEVTTNGEAGQMIDGPLSADSTSRLAQESQPSHGEESMLEVRLRKIVDERESLADQVKRLKSQLEGKQRNGTEGLSPEEDGLENGMDPHILDLQRDANRQISDLKFKLVKSEQEVTALEQNIIRLEGQVTRYKSASESAEKVEDELKVEKRKLQRELRSALDRIDELEASNSHLAKRLEKMKANRSALLAQQ
- the LOC115196457 gene encoding leucine-rich repeat flightless-interacting protein 2 isoform X3 encodes the protein MTEYTNMGTQITGSGRKRIPNRERLTAEDDALSQIAREAEARLAAKRAARAEAREIRMKELERQQKEMYQSQKKYYGLDNKWGHIEQWMEESEKYSSRPSRRHTSISDDEERMSVGSRGSLRRNFSSDLYCSSNSLPSLRHQNSTQNGRPSMLFIDGPRTQSHRGSVCDEAVQSSTRRFSGSISRGPSDYSGFLGSNSRASSRASSARASPVVEERSDRDFLEKGSRTASTLSAATLASLGGPSSRRGSCDTSISVETEASIREIKDSLVESEEKYRKAMVSNAQLHNEKSNLMYQVDTLKDSLIELEEQLYESKREYNDKAKEFERERHAHSVLQRQFNEMRETLKQSEELLTEVGQLRLKQDSCVREISDLQETLGWKEKKIGALERQREFSDAAVRDERDKLRDQVVHLKDTLKKNGIVLSPEVTTNGEAGQMIDGPLSADSTSRLAQESQPSHEVRLRKIVDERESLADQVKRLKSQLEGKQRNGTEGLSPEEDGLENGMDPHILDLQRDANRQISDLKFKLVKSEQEVTALEQNIIRLEGQVTRYKSASESAEKVEDELKVEKRKLQRELRSALDRIDELEASNSHLAKRLEKMKANRSALLAQQ